The nucleotide sequence TCTAGTTTGATTATCATCAATATAGAGAATCAAACTTTCAGTACTCATACTATTCATATTTCCTCTTTTTTTAAAAAAGAATGCAATTATTCATCTATTAGGTGATTTACCTCACATATTTAAAAATGTACTACATATATATTCTGTTAACAACGCAATTGGAGGATAAATGAATGTTAAGGTGATCGATTTGATGTCTAAGGATGTTATAACGGCCAGAGCTGATTATACAATTGAAAATATTAAAGAGAGAATGAGAAGTAGAGGTTTAAAATGTATTCCAATTGTTAGAGATAACGACGAAGTTTTAGGTATTGTATCCTTGAGTGATATACTCAAAGTTGAAAATCCAAATGCATCTGTAACCAGTGTGATGACAAAAAAAGTTTTTACAATTCCCGAGTATGAAGATGTTCAAATTGCAGCAAGAATTATGCGAAATCACAAAATTCATCATATTGTTGTAACAAAAGAAAAAAAGGCCATTGGAATTGTAAGCTCCCTTGATCTTTTGAAACTAGTTGAAGGAAAACGATTTGAAATGAAAAATCGATCAACTGAGAGAAAGCACGGAACAGGTAGGCGAAATGCCCTGGAAAATTAAGTAACTACCTGAAAATACAGGTTTGATTTTTTTATTCTTAAGTACTTGATCAAAACGCTCGATAAGTGAAATGATGAAGAAAATATTTTTATATTTCTTAATATTTCTCACATTTTTTGAATGTGAGTTAAAAGCACTTGAGTCAAGTGAATTGAAGGCAATTTTTGTTTTTAAATTGATCAATTTTGTAGAGTGGCCTAATAGAGATAAAAACGATCATAAACCCTTAAAGATTTTATTTATCGGAAAAGAAGATGAGTTTCAACTTCATGAAACCCTTTACAAAAAACTTAAGAATGATTTTACTTATACTCTAGATAAACATTCTGGTGAATCAAAAAACTATACTAATTATGATCTTATCATCCTGGGAAATTCTTTTGAAAGTACTTATAAAGGTGAAGAAAACATCCTCAAAAATACTCTCGTTATTTCACTAGGTGAGAATACATCTTGGTCGTTAATCAAACTCAAAGTGAAAAATAATAAAATTGCTTTTGACGTTAATTTTGAAGAAGTTGATAAAAGTAACTTGAGAATAAGCTCAAGGATACTACGTTTAGCGGATAATAGAAAATGAAAAAACAGACTCTAGAATCGGCCTTAAAAAGAATGAGCTTGCTAGTCTTAGCAAGTGTACTTCTTATTGCAGGTTCAATTCATATGACTTTAGAGTTTGTTAATTTAAAGAATTTTTTCTTTAAACAACTTGAAACATCCGATCGTGTTTTGGTCAATAATATAATCTCTTCACTGGTATTTGAAGATGTGAAGGATGCTGAAACACTAATTGTTAACTTTACACAAGTCTCAAATGCTGAAAATGTTCAAGTCTATGATTCTAATGGCAGACTATTTTATTCTCATGGGGCAAAAGAAGAGTTTAGTCCTTCTGATTTTGAAAAAGGTGGAGAAATCATTTCTGATTTTAATAAGGTGGAGATAAGACAGATCATTCAACATCAGAATTATACTATTGGTTATATAAAAGTTCGTCATAGATTAGATAATCTTCATAGGCTCCTACTAAGTCAGTCATTGATTTTTGGTATGGTCATTGTGTTCATTTTAATTCTTACAAATTTATTAATTTCTAGAATTACCGAGAGACTAACGAGACCATTAAAAAATCAAGTTAAAATATTAGAACAGATTAAAGAAGAAAGAAATTTTGAATACAGACTATCTTCTAGTGAAGTAGAGAGGGGAATCAGTGAAATAGCACTTTTAGAACAGAGTATTAATAGCTTACTTATAGAGATCCAGGATAATTATGGAAAGTTAAAAGATGAAAAATTAGTTGCTGAAAAAGCTCTTGAGATTAGAAATCAATTTGTTAACAATATGTCTCATGAAATACGCACACCGATGAATGTTATCATTGGCCTTTCAGAACTTCTTGAAGACGCAATTTTGAGTGAAGAACAGCAACATTACATGGAAATTTTTAGAAATTCATGTGAATCTCTAATTTCTCTTGTCGATGTAATTTTAGACCTTTCTAGAATTGAAAGTGGAGAGTTTGATATCGAATTAGAGTTTTTTGATGTGGATGAGACATTAAAAAACATTACAGAACTTTATAAATCAAATGCAGAAGCAAAAGGTTTATACATTGAGTATGAAACACATTGTAATATAGATTATCTCATACGTTCAGACAAAGATCGATTAGCTCAAATTTTTATGAACCTAGTATCCAACGCAATAAAATTCACACATGTTGGA is from Halobacteriovoraceae bacterium and encodes:
- a CDS encoding CBS domain-containing protein; the encoded protein is MNVKVIDLMSKDVITARADYTIENIKERMRSRGLKCIPIVRDNDEVLGIVSLSDILKVENPNASVTSVMTKKVFTIPEYEDVQIAARIMRNHKIHHIVVTKEKKAIGIVSSLDLLKLVEGKRFEMKNRSTERKHGTGRRNALEN
- a CDS encoding YfiR family protein, which produces MKKIFLYFLIFLTFFECELKALESSELKAIFVFKLINFVEWPNRDKNDHKPLKILFIGKEDEFQLHETLYKKLKNDFTYTLDKHSGESKNYTNYDLIILGNSFESTYKGEENILKNTLVISLGENTSWSLIKLKVKNNKIAFDVNFEEVDKSNLRISSRILRLADNRK
- a CDS encoding response regulator; the protein is MKKQTLESALKRMSLLVLASVLLIAGSIHMTLEFVNLKNFFFKQLETSDRVLVNNIISSLVFEDVKDAETLIVNFTQVSNAENVQVYDSNGRLFYSHGAKEEFSPSDFEKGGEIISDFNKVEIRQIIQHQNYTIGYIKVRHRLDNLHRLLLSQSLIFGMVIVFILILTNLLISRITERLTRPLKNQVKILEQIKEERNFEYRLSSSEVERGISEIALLEQSINSLLIEIQDNYGKLKDEKLVAEKALEIRNQFVNNMSHEIRTPMNVIIGLSELLEDAILSEEQQHYMEIFRNSCESLISLVDVILDLSRIESGEFDIELEFFDVDETLKNITELYKSNAEAKGLYIEYETHCNIDYLIRSDKDRLAQIFMNLVSNAIKFTHVGGVTILIEQMNLDRDRVKLRFTVRDTGIGIGKDDLEKIFEDFYQTDSGLTRKFQGSGLGLSISRKIIHLMGGKIHANSIPGAFTEFILDMSFEYEKNESHLGQSGIQDKQHKRNQLDDSKKKILVVEDNLENVVVLKTYLKKCPYIIEVAENGLKGLEMFKKFKYDLVLMDIQMPVMDGHTSTQKMRDYEAKNNLVPTLIYALTAHTTKSDILKCIESGCDGHIPKPVRKKQIIELLENILNDQKAA